The following proteins are co-located in the Gorilla gorilla gorilla isolate KB3781 chromosome 18, NHGRI_mGorGor1-v2.1_pri, whole genome shotgun sequence genome:
- the LOC115931432 gene encoding decreased expression in renal and prostate cancer protein isoform X6, which produces MVRVVFGSGPRVRVVLGPGPRVRVVLGSGLVPRVRVVLGSGPGPRVRLVLGSGPGPRVRLVLGSGPGPRVSVVLGSGPGPRVSVVLGSGPGPRVRVVLGSGPGPRVRVVLGSGPGPRVRVVLRSGPGPRVRVLLGSGPGPRFRLVLGSGPGPRVRLVLGSELGPMFRLVLGSGPGARVRVVLGSGPGPMFRLVLGLCPGPGVRVVLGSGPGRRVRLVLGSGTGPRLRVVLGSGPGPMVRVVLGSGPGPRFRLVLESGPGPRVRVVLGSGPGPRVTVVLGSRSGPRVRVVVGTGARYRDRLVLL; this is translated from the coding sequence atggttagggttgtttttgggtcagggcccagggttagggttgttttagggccaggacccagggttagggttgttttagggtcagggctagtgcccagggttcgggttgttttagggtcagggccagggcccagggttaggcttgttttagggtcagggccagggcccagggttaggcttgttttagggtcagggccagggcccagggttagcgttgttttaggttcagggccagggcccagggttagcgttgttttagggtcagggccagggcccagggttagggttgttttagggtcagggccagggcccagggttagggttgttttagggtcagggccagggcccagggttagggttgttttaaggtcagggccagggcccagggttagggttcttttagggtcagggccagggcccaggtttaggcttgttttagggtcagggccagggcccagggttaggcttgttttagggtcagagctagggcccatgtttaggcttgttttaggatcaggtccaggagcgagggttagggttgttttagggtcagggccagggcccatgtttaggcttgttttaggattatGTCCAGgacccggggttagggttgttttagggtcagggccagggcgcagggttaggcttgttttagggtcagggacagggcccaggcttagggttgttttagggtcagggccagggcccatggttagggttgttttagggtcagggccagggcccaggtttaggcttgttttagagtcagggccagggcccagggttagggttgttttaggttcagggccagggccccgggttacggttgttttagggtcacggtcagggcccagggttagggttgttgtagggacaggggcacggtacagggataggcttgttttattgtga
- the LOC115931432 gene encoding decreased expression in renal and prostate cancer protein isoform X2, producing MVRVVLGSGPRVRVVLGPGPRVRVVLGSGLVPRVRVVLGSGPGPRVRLVLGSGPGPRVRLVLGSGPGPRVSVVLGSGPGPRVSVVLGSGPGPRVRFVLGSGPGPRVMDVSGSGPGPWVMDVSGSGPGPRVRVLSGSGPPPRDSVVLGSGPGPRVRIVLGSGPRLRVRVVLGSGARSRIRVVLGSGPGPRVRFVLGSWPGHRVRLVLGSRPGPRVRLVLGSGPGSRVRLLLGSGLGPRFRDVLLSGPVPTVRVFLESGPGPRVRPVLVSRPGPRVTVVLRSGPGPRVRVVLGSGRGPRGRVVLGSGPGPRVRVVLVSGPRVRVVVGSGHWVKGVLGPGPRGRVVLGPGPRVRVVLGSGPGPMFRLVLGSGPGPRVRVVLGSGPGRRVRLVLGSGPGPRFRDVLGSGPGPRVRVVVGSGTVPRGSVVLGSGPGPRVTVVLGSRPGLRVRFVLGQGHGPGLGLFYCEGQGPGVGLF from the coding sequence atggttagggttgttttagggtcagggcccagggttagggttgttttagggccaggacccagggttagggttgttttagggtcagggctagtgcccagggttcgggttgttttagggtcagggccagggcccagggttaggcttgttttagggtcagggccagggcccagggttaggcttgttttagggtcagggccagggcccagggttagcgttgttttaggttcagggccagggcccagggttagcgttgttttagggtcagggccagggcccagggttaggtttgttttagggtcagggccagggcccagggttatggatgtttcagggtcagggccagggccctgggttatggatgtttcagggtcagggccaggtcccagggttagggttctttcagggtcagggccaccgcccagggatagtgttgtgttagggtcagggccagggcccagggttaggattgttttaggttcagggcctaggctcagggttagggttgttttagggtcaggggcaaggtccaggattagggttgttttagggtcagggccagggcccagggttaggtttgttttagggtcatggccagggcacagggttaggcttgttttagggtcaaggccaggacccagggttaggcttgttttagggtcagggccagggtccagggttaggcttcttttagggtcaggactagggcccaggtttagggatgttttattgtcagggccagtgcccacggttagggtttttttagagtcagggccagggcccagggttaggcctgttttagtgtcaaggccagggccccgggttacggttgttttacggtcagggccagggcccagggttagggttgttttagggtcagggcgagggcccaggggtagggttgttttagggtcagggccagggcccagggttagggttgttttagtgtcagggcccagggttagggttgttgtagggtcagggcatTGGGTTAAgggtgttttagggccagggcccaggggtagggttgttttagggccagggcccagggttagggttgttttagggtcagggccagggcccatgtttaggcttgttttaggatcaggtccaggacccagggttagggttgttttagggtcagggccagggcgcagggttaggcttgttttagggtcagggccagggcccaggtttagggatgttttagggtcagggccagggcccagggttagggttgttgtagggtcagggacAGTGCCCAGgggtagtgttgttttagggtcagggccagggccccgggttacggttgttttagggtcacggccagggctcagggttaggtttgttttaggacaggggcacggcccagggctaggcttgttttattgtgagggccagggcccaggggtagggttgttttag